One Coccinella septempunctata chromosome 1, icCocSept1.1, whole genome shotgun sequence DNA window includes the following coding sequences:
- the LOC123314702 gene encoding prolyl endopeptidase produces MRIKYVVIKRFFADLRTGITKNSSNMNTTFAYPLAKRDETVVENFFGTEIKDPYRWLEAPDASETKQFVELQNNLTMPFLNECQYKESIREKITKLWNYPKVSNPFLRGSFYFQYRNSGLQNQSVIYKMKELHSEGEVFLDPNTLAEDGTIALQASAFSEDGKTFAYGISRSGSDWLEVKFRDVETGNDYNETLKKVRYSSLTWMKDNIGFFYGGYLDQKHSDGTEIESSENQKLYYHKLGTSQDEDVVVVKFEDPHLRMGASVSYCGNYLVVTPVKGCKNNLLYIGKLEKGKQITGEIPLQPIVETFNADYEYITNDDDIFYFKTNRNAPNYHIIAIDLKNCSEDNWKVIIPQHEKDVIDDTETVGTKYFIISKLHDVKHILHLYEISTGKLVHEFKLDLGTIMHISCKRKHNQMFYSFCSYLTPCIIYQVDFEGKEIKQKVYHETVVGDFERNNYETKQVFYESKDGTKIPMFLVAQKGKLDNPDGDTPVWLYGYGGFNVSLTPSFGVSKLIFTNNFRGIYALANIRGGGEYGDKWHDGGRFENKQNCFDDFQYAAKYLIENRHTNSKKIVIQGGSNGGLLIAACINQAPELFGAAICQVGVLDMLRYHKFTIGHAWKTDYGCSSEEDQFKYLIKYSPLHNIFEPNEEKQYPSTLLLTADHDDRVVPLHSLKFIAELQRKAGTSPHQKNPLLIRLETKAGHGSGKPTSKMIEELTDIFCFVSKTLNIPFYS; encoded by the coding sequence ATGAGAATTAAATACGTCGTTATTAAGAGATTTTTTGCTGATTTGAGAACTGGGATTACAAAAAACTCTTCGAACATGAATACTACTTTCGCTTATCCTTTGGCAAAACGGGATGAAACCgtggttgaaaatttttttggaactGAAATAAAGGATCCTTATAGGTGGTTGGAAGCTCCAGATGCATCAGAAACCAAACAGTTTGTGGAGTTGCAAAATAACTTAACAATGCCCTTTTTGAACGAATGCCAATACAAGGAGTCTATCAGAGAAAAAATTACTAAACTCTGGAATTATCCAAAAGTATCGAATCCTTTTCTACGTGGATCGTTTTATTTCCAGTACAGAAATAGTGGTTTACAAAATCAAAGTGTAATATATAAAATGAAGGAACTGCATAGCGAGGGGGAAGTATTCCTTGATCCAAATACCTTGGCAGAAGATGGAACAATAGCTCTACAGGCCAGTGCTTTTTCAGAAGATGGGAAGACGTTTGCCTACGGAATAAGTAGGAGTGGATCTGATTGGTTGGAAGTAAAGTTCCGTGATGTTGAAACTGGTAATGATTATAATGAAACTCTTAAGAAAGTACGGTATTCTTCATTAACATGGATGAAAGATAATATTGGTTTCTTCTATGGTGGATACTTGGATCAAAAACATTCAGACGGTACTGAGATTGAGTCTAgcgaaaatcaaaaattatattATCATAAACTAGGCACCAGTCAAGATGAAGATGTTGTTGTGGTAAAATTTGAAGACCCCCATTTGAGAATGGGAGCATCTGTCAGTTATTGTGGTAACTACTTGGTTGTTACACCTGTGAAAGGGTGCAAAAATAATTTACTCTATATTGGGAAGCTTGAAAAGGGAAAGCAGATTACAGGTGAAATACCTCTCCAACCGATAGTAGAGACATTTAATGCTGATTATGAATATATCACTAATGATGATGATATATTCTATTTTAAAACTAACAGAAATGCTCCAAATTATCACATTATAGCCATAGATTTAAAAAATTGTTCAGAGGATAATTGGAAGGTCATAATTCCCCAACATGAAAAAGATGTAATTGATGATACTGAAACTGTTGGCAccaaatatttcattatatcaAAGCTACATGATGTGAAACATATCCTTCATCTATATGAAATCTCCACAGGTAAACTAGTGCATGAATTCAAATTGGATCTTGGTACGATAATGCATATTTCTTGTAAAAGAAAACATAACCAGATGTTTTACAGTTTCTGCTCTTATCTAACACCTTGTATTATATATCAGGTGGATTTTGAAGGCAAAGAAATCAAACAGAAAGTTTACCACGAAACTGTAGTTGGtgattttgaaagaaataattatGAAACCAAACAAGTATTTTATGAAAGTAAAGATGGAACCAAAATTCCTATGTTCTTAGTTGCTCAAAAGGGGAAGTTAGACAATCCTGATGGTGACACACCTGTTTGGTTGTATGGTTATGGGGGTTTCAACGTTAGTTTGACCCCATCTTTCGGAGTCTCAAAATTGATTTTCACTAATAACTTCAGAGGAATTTATGCACTAGCTAATATACGAGGTGGTGGGGAATACGGAGACAAATGGCATGATGGGGGACGTTTtgagaataaacaaaattgcTTTGATGACTTTCAATATGCAGCAAAGTACTTAATTGAAAATAGGCATACCAATAGTAAAAAAATAGTGATCCAAGGTGGTTCAAATGGGGGACTCTTAATTGCTGCTTGTATTAACCAGGCTCCAGAACTGTTTGGTGCTGCAATTTGTCAGGTTGGAGTTCTAGATATGCTTCGTTATCATAAGTTCACCATAGGCCACGCCTGGAAGACTGATTATGGTTGTTCATCGGAGGAAGATCAGTTCAAATATCTCATCAAGTACTCTCCTCTTCACAATATTTTCGAGCCAAATGAAGAAAAACAATACCCGTCAACCCTGTTGTTAACAGCTGACCATGATGATCGAGTTGTCCCTCTACATTCCCTGAAATTCATAGCTGAGCTGCAGAGAAAAGCTGGGACCTCCCCACATCAGAAGAACCCCTTGCTTATACGCTTGGAAACCAAAGCAGGTCATGGTAGTGGAAAACCAACATCAAAGATGATCGAGGAATTAACAGACATATTTTGCTTTGTTTCAAAAACTTTGAATATTCCATTTTATTCTTAA
- the LOC123312856 gene encoding conserved oligomeric Golgi complex subunit 6 produces MSENKENLLSRRLNKVLESRFENDKETLDALKQLSTFYKENTIQARRNLRSQIEKQSLEINENFLSSFREVKDSFDSVYKDVMEINKQLQEMTTRVQNTKTHTRQLLDQTSTLQKEGLDNEVQQEIVRAFLQTFQLTSEEIIILHGNKQNRNSPIVMEIFSVLDKVYDIHENCKLLMQTGHQTLALDIMEQMTLHQEGALERMYRWTQNYCRNIDHPDYTELVTLTMERLQERKVLFKYIIEEYCIARRDVLVGDFINALTRGGPSGKPAPIETRSHDPQIYVTDMLVWLNKSIPIEKNNIDKLVSRCKPTEELENDMNQALNSICEGICQTLKVRVDKILNTSNNAAVIYSVTNLIRYYKKCICKVVSGGALEITLTELQNSSEKTFLSTLSQQISNMLIRIEAPQRDLSPTPAIIHILAILRDLLSTANMSEGRETDMMKIAQTILEPTLRAVNEQASRLPPTDMAVYLLNCMYSMFTHLSLYEFMDDRLERLQAQSDAQIDTLTSEQASSLVANLSLGPIYTILQDQSHGPLSSIPGMEPSNLKKFLEKLDYLISNPESSLLPQINLLLSSKHKHTIQKRAFDLLIAVYKQLYEGVNNPSNLYENPMLILNKTPEELTKSLNKHFL; encoded by the exons atgtctgaaaataaggaaaacTTATTATCACGTCGCTTGAATAAAGTTTTGGAATCTAGATTCGAAAATGATAAG GAAACATTAGATGCTCTCAAACAGTTATCCACATTCTACAAGGAGAATACAATTCAAGCTAGAAGAAATCTTAGGAGCCAGATAGAGAAACAAAgtcttgaaatcaatgaaaactttttgtctTCCTTTCGAGAGGTTAAGGATTCATTTGATTCAGTTTACAAAGACGTAATGGAAATCAACAAACAACTGCAAGAAATGACAACGAGAGTTCAGAACACTAAAACACATACCAGACAGCTATTAGATCAGACCAGCACTTTACAAAAGGAAGG atTGGATAATGAGGTACAACAAGAAATTGTTAGAGCATTTTTGCAAACCTTCCAGTTAACATCtgaagaaattattattttacatgGTAATAAACAGAATAGAAATTCACCTATTGTGATGGAAATATTCAGTGTACTTGATAAAGTATATGATATTCATGAGAATTGCAAATTATTGATGCAAACTGGACATCAAACATTGGCTCTTGATATAATGGAGCAAATGACCCTTCATCAG GAAGGAGCTCTAGAAAGGATGTATAGATGGACTCAAAATTATTGTAGAAATATTGATCATCCAGACTATACAGAATTAGTAACTTTAACCATGGAAAGATTGCAGGAAAGAAAAGTTTTATTCAA ATATATTATAGAAGAATACTGCATTGCTAGAAGAGACGTTCTTGTTGGGGATTTTATAAATGCATTGACCCGAGGAGGTCCATCTGGAAAGCCAGCTCCTATAGAAACCAGATCCCATGACCCCCAAATCTATGTAACAGATATGCTGGTTTGGTTGAACAAATCAATTCCCATTGAGAAAAACAATATTGATAAGCTCGTTTCTCGATGTAAGCCAACTGAAG AATTAGAAAATGATATGAATCAAGCTCTAAATAGTATTTGTGAAGGGATATGTCAAACTCTCAAAGTCAGAGTTGATAAAATTCTAAACACTTCTAATAACGCTGCTGTTATATACTCTGTTACAAATTTGATAAGATATTATAAAAAATGCATATGCAAG gtcGTTTCAGGTGGAGCTTTAGAAATAACGCTCACAGAGTTGCAGAATTCAAGTGAGAAGACATTTTTGTCAACCCTCAGTCAACAAATAAGTAATATGTTGATCAGAATTGAGGCTCCCCAAAGAGATTTGTCCCCTACCCCTGCAATAATCCACATATTGGCCATATTGAGGGACCTTTTATCTACTGCTAATATGAGTGAAGGCAGGGAAACTGATATGATGAAA ATAGCTCAAACTATACTAGAACCAACATTGAGAGCTGTTAACGAACAAGCATCTAGGCTGCCACCGACAGATATGGCTGTTTATTTATTGAATTGCATGTATTCAATGTTTACCCATTTGTCCTTGTATGAATTCATGGACGACAGATTAGAGAGGCTCCAGGCCCAATCGGATGCGCAAATTGACACACTGACATCTGAACAGGCCAGTTCGTTGGTGGCCAATTTATCTCTGGGCCCAATATATACGATACTGCAGGATCAGAGTCATGGCCCTTTGTCTAGCATTCCTGGGATGGAGCCGAGCAACTTGAAGAAATTTTTG gaaaaactgGATTACTTGATTTCAAATCCGGAATCCTCATTACTTCCCCAGATTAACTTACTTTTATCATCAAAGCATAAGCATACCATACAGAAAAGGGCGTTTGATCTTTTGATAGCTGTATACAAACAACTTTATGAAGGTGTCAATAATCCATcaaatctgtatgaaaatcctATGCTCATTTTAAACAAAACCCCCGAAGAATTAACTAAGTCattgaataaacattttttgtga
- the LOC123312861 gene encoding cytochrome c oxidase assembly protein COX16 homolog, mitochondrial, with the protein MKLAIPEFCKSSFFKRGLPFFIICIGGSFGLKGFTSLRYEYSNKSSISREDFEKEGIKMKPPTEVTLEAEYEKLQTMDIDNWENVRGPRPWEEGSIEENRTRSKK; encoded by the exons ATGAAATTAGCCATCCCAGAATTTTGcaaatcttcatttttcaaaagagGATTGCcttttttcattatatgtaTAGGAGGCTCATTTGGACTGAAAGGCTTCACTTCACTGAG ATATGAATATTCTAACAAGAGTTCAATTTCCCGTGAGGATTTTGAAAAAGAAGGTATTAAGATGAAGCCACCCACAGAGGTGACATTAGAAGCCGAATATGAAAAATTGCAGACAATGGATATTGATAATTGGGAAAACGTAAGGGGTCCAAGACCATGGGAAGAAGGAAGTATAGAGGAAAATAGAACACGATCTAAAAAGTGA